TCTTCATTATTCATGATTTTTTTAAATTCTACCTACTTCCGGGAAACGCTGAGCCAAACTGACGCCAGTTTGTACGAACTTTTCTCCCTCTTCTGCTAATTTTTCCAACGAGTCAAAGCCAAAGCGATGTGCATCCCTTAAAGTCTTTGCAGCTAACAAAAGACGACCAGAAAAGACCAGTGCCCAGCCAAATCCTTCATGATTCAAATCAACCACAACTTGAGATAAAAGACCTGTTTCCTTTTCAATGCAGGCAGCGACAGCACGATAAAATGCCATAATTCTTGCCTGAGTCATCAGATCAATTTCACCTTCAACGGAAATTTCTCGTTTCTTTTGTTTGCTGACAATAAATGGTTTGAGCAGCAAATCATCCGACCAACTACGATAAGTTCCGTAAGTATCTTGACCCCGGAACTGTTGGACAATCGCCTTGAGAAAAGGCGAGTCTAAGGTTTCGGTTGGGCGTGTTCCATTTACATTATTAGTGAAACTCATACTGTTGCTTCCTCTTCCAATTCATCTTCAAAACTTTTGGGTTTTGCCTGTAATGCTTTACGCAGCCAAGGCGGAGGATTACTCTTAAGAGTTTGCACTAATTTGTTAAGAATCTCAGCAATCTCTTCTTCTTCAGAACGCGCCTTAACTGGAGTCACACCCTTCTTAATTAACCGAGCTGCCGCACTACCTCCAATTGCTGCAACATAAACAATCTTGCAATCATATAGTGCATCAAGTTTTGGTGTTACCTTATCCTCATTACCATCTTGTTTGAGGTCACCATCAAATGTCAGAGTTTCTAAAAACTCGTAACCTTTGTCAGAAATTTCATACACATCAATTTCTTTAGCCGACCCAAAATGAGCATTGATATGAACTTTATCACTTGTTGTAAAGGCAATCTTCATACTTAATTCTCCTCTCCTCAAGTTATGAGTGATGATTTATGAGTAGTAAAAAGCATTTACGACAACTCATAATTCATAACTCATAATTTATTTACAAGTTAAATTTCTGAACTCAAAATATTGAAACTTCCAGAGTGCTGAATCCTAGCTTCCTCAGCCTGCAAGAAAATGTTTCCAATATCAAACAAAACCTGCATTGTACCTCGGTAGCCAACTTTAGTAAATAGACCATTACCCACGCGGTCAAAAATAGGAAATCCTTGACGATAAAGGGGAATTCCTAAGCGATTTGCGACAGCAACTGTGTGGGAGTTACCAATGAGCAGATCAGACGTTGGTGCGAGTTGCTCAAAGTCTTCCAAATCACCGATGGTGACACTATTAATAGGAAGTTTTTCTAGCAAGGGGGAGCGAGTCGTCGTTACCGCTGCATGAATTTCAGCACCCATTGATCTGAGAAAATGAACTGTTGACCAGAGTAAATCTGGTTCTAGTGCTAAGGATACTCGTTTGCACCCAAAATAAAAGTGAGTGTCGAGCATGGCATCTTGCAACTGACGGCGCTGGCGGCGGTATTTTTCTGGTACACTGGTACCACTTAAATCTGCCAATGCTTGCAAGAAATTATCCACTGGTTCTAATCCAGTCAGTTCACCAAACACCTCATAGGGAATGCCAAAACGCTCATGCAAAATTTGCGCGGCACTCCGCATACTCTCACCAAAAGCTAAGGTGAATACAGAATTACCAATCTCGCGCAGTTCTGTTATGCTTGTCCCACAAGCTGTGATAGCACTGTAAGAATCTTCTAAATGACCATCTAGTGAAGCAGAAAGATCAGGAACAACAATCGGCTTCAATCCAAAAGCGGTGATAATCTCTTTTATCTCCTCCACATCTCCAGGCGTGAAAGCTGAACTTGGCAAAATCGCGACTTGTGTGGGAGAAGGGTTTGGGTTGTCACTTTTTTGGGCAAGTTCCTTAACGATGCTCTCAACAGCAGCAGCATACCCATCCTGCAATGTGCCCTTAAAATCAGGAGACGAGACTAATACAATCGGTAGATGATTGAGTTCTGGATGGCGATCGCGGACTTGCTTAAGAAATCGCGGCATATCATCGCCTCTGGTTTCTGTCAGTGCAGTCGTACACAAACCAATGATTTCTGGCTTTGACTTCTCGGCTAACGTAACAATAGCCTGTTCTACATTCTCCTCCCCACCCAAGATGGTGCTAACTTCCATCATTGCTGTGGTAGAAAGGGGAATCGACTCACAAAAATGCTTCACCAACATGGATTTGGCAAAAGCAGTACAGCCTTGGGAACCGTGGAATACAGGTATCATTCCCTTTAAGCCTAACAACGCTAAAGCAGCACCCAAAGGTTGACTCAGCTTGAAAGAATTAACAGCAACTGATGAGTTTGTCACAGTCACAATCGCCATCAATGCACCTCCTGTAGAACAGAAGAGGAAGAAACTGGTTGCTCAACAGATTCAGCAACTTCCCACGGTGCGGGTTTGCGTACTTGCTGCCAAACAGGGCTATAAACAGCTTCGTACAGTTCTCGTGCCATTTCCACCATTCCTTCATAGCCTGCATACGGATGATGGCGTTCTTGGTTGATGTGTAGAAAAGGAATCCGAGCTTTCAAAGCGGTGTATTGATTGCGACCTCCAGCAATCAACATATCAGCGTTCTTTTCCTTGATGATCCGTAGCAGCTCCTTAGGACTTTCTTGTTCTAGCATGATGCCATCCTGACCGAGCAACTTCTTGATTCGGGCTTTGTCTTCCTCAGTACTCTTTCTTGTACTTGTAGCAACAACTTCCATCCCCAAGTCCTTAGCTGCCGAGATAATCGACCAACTCTTGACACCACCAGTATAAAGAACAACTCTTTTGCCTTTGAGTTTCTCGCGATAGGGAGCCAAAGCGACATCCAAAGCAGCAGTTTCTTCAGCAATGAGCTTTTCTGTACGCTCTTGTAAATCGGGATCACCTAACTTTGCAGCAACATTCCGCAGACAACGGTTCATGTCTTCTACACCGTAGAAAGACTCTTCAATGTAGGGGATGCCATAGCGCTCTTCCATTTTTGTCGCCATATTCAGCAGCGCTTTTGAGCAAATCATCACGTTGAGCTTGGCACGGTGAGCGTAACAGATTTCGTTGTAACGCCCATCACCTGTCATTTTCGCCAAAACTCGAATACCTAATTTCTCAAACAGTCGCACGACATTCCACATTTCCCCCGCAACATTGTACTCACCGATGAGGTTGATGTCTAATGGTGTAGTGAATTCAGGTTCCGCTGTACCCACAACGTAATCCAGCAAAGCTTCACCAGCAAGGCGGTTACCAAAATTCTTACTACCGATGAATCCTGGTGCATTGACAGGAATAACAGGAGTTCCTGTTTTGTTGGCAGCAGCTTTACAAACAGCATCTATATCATCACCAATTAAGGCAGTGACACAGGTGGAGTAGACAAAAACTGCAGTTGGTTTGTAGCGATTTTGTACTTCCAGAATCGCTTTGTACAGCTTTTTCTCGCCACCGAAGATCACATCGGTTTCATCCAAATCAGTGGTAAAACCTGTTTTGTACAGCACAGGACCAGAGGAAAGACTACCACGACTTCCCCAAGAGTTACCAGAGCAGGCGATCGGTCCGTGAACCAAATGAGCAGCATCCGTAATGGGTACTAAAGCAATCATTGCACCATCAAAGGCACAACCCCCTTGAGCAGCTCCCGGCTTGGGTTGTTGCGCGCAGGATTTGTTTTTCTTGTCTCCATGCTTGCTTTGATTGTGTTCGCACCCAGGTTGAGTGAGCAACTCGTTAATTTTACTTTGGGTGATTTTCATTTTTCTCTTTTATTGGGATCAAAAATGGGTAATACTTTGTTAATAGTTAATACTCAATTCATTGAGTATTAACTAGAAAATATAGATTTTGAACTCATTAGCAAATGTATTTTCTTACATCTTCTCCACACTCATCAGATAAGTAAGATAATGCTCGAAAACGCAATCCGACAAAATTGTCATACAAAGGATTGAGTTTACACAGTGGCGGAATATGAAAAGTACGTCCAAATAATCTCAGATTTCGCTCAAAGGGGCAACAGCAAGGAATTATTTGGCAACAAAGATGAGCAAGCCGAGCATTTTTTACTTGAAACCCATCCACCAGACGACGCAAAGGATATAAAATATCAAATGAGCCTGGTTTTCTAGAAGTAGGTGAATGGTGTTCCTGGTGATTATGAGTGTGAGTTATAGTTTTCATATTACATTACTCCATAACTCAAGAAAAAGGTAAAAGGAATTGGTAAGAGAGATTAGGAATTGAGCGTGGGATTATTTTAGTTTTTAGTTGTTAATTGTTAGTTCTTTTGAGCAAAAATAACCGCTAACTACTAACTCCTAACCACTAACCAATACCTTAATCCTTCTGCCTTTTCCTTTTCCTTTGTTAGCACGTCGCAGGTGAATACAATTCCTAACGAATCAAGTCGTAGGAAATATCTGTCTTAGAAGGAATGTTTGTGTTGCGGTCAATTTCCTCGAAGATTGTATTCACAATCCAGTTGAGCAAGTTGATTATCCCTTGATAGCCGATGGTAGAGTAGCGGTGCAGGTGGTGGCGGTCCATGATGGGGTAGCCAATTCTCACGAGGGGAATCTTGGTGTCGCGCCACAGGTACTTACCGTAGGTGTTACCGATGAGCAAGTCTACAGGTTCGGTGAACAGCAAAGAACGCATGTGCCACAGGTCTTTACCAGGCCAAACAGTAGCACTCTTACCATTAGGGCTAGAATCCAGCAACTCTTTGATTTCTTTCTCAAAGTTTTCATTGCTGTTGTGAACAAGGATATGCACGGGTTCAGCACCCATTTCCAGCATGAAGCCTACCATAGAGTACACGAGATCAGGCTCACCGTAGATAGCGAAGCGCTTGCCGTGAACCCATGCATGGGAGTCAGTCATCGCATCGACTGCCCGACCGCGTTCAATTTCCAGTTCTTCGGGAATGGGTTTACCAGTCAGTTCACTGAGTTTCATCAACAACTCATCAGTACCCTTAATACCCCAAGGACGAGAAACGACAACTTCTTGCTTCCATTCTTTTTGAATGTATTCGCGGGTCTTGGCAGTAGAGTGTGCTTGTAAAGCAACAGTTGCTTTCGCATTAATTGAATCTGCAGCTTCTTCCAAGGGAGTACCGCCTGGGTACATATCAAACTCACCTGTGTTGGGTGAATCCAGATAGTCGCTGTTATCTGCCAGTATCGTGTAATCGATACCCATCAGATTACACATCCGCTTGATTTCCCGGTTGTTACCAACATAGGTGTCAAAACCAGGGATGAAGTTGATTTTGCCATTGCTGGTTTCTTTCTTCTTACCTGCAGTCAGGTTAGAAAGAATACCCTTCATCATGTTGTCGTAGCCTGTGATGTGGGAACCAACAAAGCTAGGAGTGTGAGCAAAGGGCACTGGGAAATCTTGAGGAACTGCACCAGCTTTTTTGGCGTTGTTGATGAAAGCCTGTAAGTCATCACCGATAACTTCTGCCATACAGGTGGTGCAGACAGCGATCATCTTCGGCTTGTACAGTTGGTAGGAGTTTGTCAAGCCGTC
This portion of the Brasilonema sennae CENA114 genome encodes:
- a CDS encoding NifX-associated nitrogen fixation protein, which produces MSFTNNVNGTRPTETLDSPFLKAIVQQFRGQDTYGTYRSWSDDLLLKPFIVSKQKKREISVEGEIDLMTQARIMAFYRAVAACIEKETGLLSQVVVDLNHEGFGWALVFSGRLLLAAKTLRDAHRFGFDSLEKLAEEGEKFVQTGVSLAQRFPEVGRI
- the nifX gene encoding nitrogen fixation protein NifX, which encodes MKIAFTTSDKVHINAHFGSAKEIDVYEISDKGYEFLETLTFDGDLKQDGNEDKVTPKLDALYDCKIVYVAAIGGSAAARLIKKGVTPVKARSEEEEIAEILNKLVQTLKSNPPPWLRKALQAKPKSFEDELEEEATV
- the nifN gene encoding nitrogenase iron-molybdenum cofactor biosynthesis protein NifN, with product MAIVTVTNSSVAVNSFKLSQPLGAALALLGLKGMIPVFHGSQGCTAFAKSMLVKHFCESIPLSTTAMMEVSTILGGEENVEQAIVTLAEKSKPEIIGLCTTALTETRGDDMPRFLKQVRDRHPELNHLPIVLVSSPDFKGTLQDGYAAAVESIVKELAQKSDNPNPSPTQVAILPSSAFTPGDVEEIKEIITAFGLKPIVVPDLSASLDGHLEDSYSAITACGTSITELREIGNSVFTLAFGESMRSAAQILHERFGIPYEVFGELTGLEPVDNFLQALADLSGTSVPEKYRRQRRQLQDAMLDTHFYFGCKRVSLALEPDLLWSTVHFLRSMGAEIHAAVTTTRSPLLEKLPINSVTIGDLEDFEQLAPTSDLLIGNSHTVAVANRLGIPLYRQGFPIFDRVGNGLFTKVGYRGTMQVLFDIGNIFLQAEEARIQHSGSFNILSSEI
- the nifE gene encoding nitrogenase iron-molybdenum cofactor biosynthesis protein NifE; this encodes MKITQSKINELLTQPGCEHNQSKHGDKKNKSCAQQPKPGAAQGGCAFDGAMIALVPITDAAHLVHGPIACSGNSWGSRGSLSSGPVLYKTGFTTDLDETDVIFGGEKKLYKAILEVQNRYKPTAVFVYSTCVTALIGDDIDAVCKAAANKTGTPVIPVNAPGFIGSKNFGNRLAGEALLDYVVGTAEPEFTTPLDINLIGEYNVAGEMWNVVRLFEKLGIRVLAKMTGDGRYNEICYAHRAKLNVMICSKALLNMATKMEERYGIPYIEESFYGVEDMNRCLRNVAAKLGDPDLQERTEKLIAEETAALDVALAPYREKLKGKRVVLYTGGVKSWSIISAAKDLGMEVVATSTRKSTEEDKARIKKLLGQDGIMLEQESPKELLRIIKEKNADMLIAGGRNQYTALKARIPFLHINQERHHPYAGYEGMVEMARELYEAVYSPVWQQVRKPAPWEVAESVEQPVSSSSVLQEVH
- a CDS encoding Mo-dependent nitrogenase C-terminal domain-containing protein — protein: MKTITHTHNHQEHHSPTSRKPGSFDILYPLRRLVDGFQVKNARLAHLCCQIIPCCCPFERNLRLFGRTFHIPPLCKLNPLYDNFVGLRFRALSYLSDECGEDVRKYIC
- the nifK gene encoding nitrogenase molybdenum-iron protein subunit beta codes for the protein MPQNPEKIQDHVELFHQPEYQQLFQNKKEFENGHDPEEVKRVAEWTKSWEYREKNFAREALTVNPAKGCQPLGAIFAAVGFEGTLPFVQGSQGCVAYFRTHLTRHYKEPFSGVSSSMTEDAAVFGGLQNMIDGLTNSYQLYKPKMIAVCTTCMAEVIGDDLQAFINNAKKAGAVPQDFPVPFAHTPSFVGSHITGYDNMMKGILSNLTAGKKKETSNGKINFIPGFDTYVGNNREIKRMCNLMGIDYTILADNSDYLDSPNTGEFDMYPGGTPLEEAADSINAKATVALQAHSTAKTREYIQKEWKQEVVVSRPWGIKGTDELLMKLSELTGKPIPEELEIERGRAVDAMTDSHAWVHGKRFAIYGEPDLVYSMVGFMLEMGAEPVHILVHNSNENFEKEIKELLDSSPNGKSATVWPGKDLWHMRSLLFTEPVDLLIGNTYGKYLWRDTKIPLVRIGYPIMDRHHLHRYSTIGYQGIINLLNWIVNTIFEEIDRNTNIPSKTDISYDLIR